The following coding sequences lie in one Pseudorca crassidens isolate mPseCra1 chromosome 2, mPseCra1.hap1, whole genome shotgun sequence genomic window:
- the LOC137215218 gene encoding small ribosomal subunit protein eS4, X isoform-like produces MACGPKKHLKRVAAPKHWMLDKLTGVFAPRPSTGPHNLRECLPLVIFLRNRLKYTLTGDEVKKICMQRFVKIDGKVRTDITYPAGFMDVISIDKTGENFRLIYDTKGRFAVHRITPEEAKYKLCKVRKVFMGTKGIPHLVTHDARTIRYPDTLIKVNDTIQIDLETGKITDFIKFDTGNLCMVTGGANLGRIGVITNRERHPGSFDAVHVKDANGNSFATQLSNIFVIGKGNKPWISLPRGKGIRLTIAEERDKRLAAKQSSG; encoded by the coding sequence ATGGCTTGTGGTCCCAAGAAGCACCTGAAGCGCGTAGCAGCTCCAAAGCATTGGATGCTGGATAAACTGACTGGTGTGTTTGCTCCTCGTCCATCTACCGGTCCCCACAATCTGAGGGAATGTCTCCCTCTAGTTATTTTCCTAAGGAACAGACTTAAATATACCCTAACAGGAGATGAAGTAAAGAAGATCTGCATGCAGCGTTTCGTTAAGATTGATGGCAAGGTCCGCACTGATATAACCTACCCTGCTGGTTTTATGGATGTCATCAGCATTGACAAGACTGGAGAGAATTTTCGTCTGATCTATGACACCAAGGGTCGCTTTGCTGTTCATCGTATTACACCTGAGGAGGCCAAGTATAAGTTATGCAAAGTGAGAAAGGTCTTTATGGGGACAAAAGGAATCCCTCATCTGGTGACCCATGATGCTCGCACCATCCGCTACCCTGATACCCTCATCAAGGTGAATGACACCATTCAGATTGATTTGGAGACTGGCAAGATTACTGATTTCATCAAATTTGACACTGGTAACCTGTGCATGGTGACTGGAGGTGCTAACCTGGGAAGAATTGGTGTGATCACTAACCGGGAGAGACATCCTGGTTCTTTTGATGCAGTTCATGTGAAAGATGCCAACGGCAATAGCTTTGCCACGCAGCTCTCCAACATTTTTGTTATTGGCAAAGGAAACAAACCATGGATCTCTCTTCCTCGTGGAAAGGGTATCCGCCTTACCATTGCTGAGGAGAGAGACAAGAGACTGGCAGCCAAACAGAGCAGTGGATAA